Proteins encoded by one window of Zerene cesonia ecotype Mississippi chromosome 6, Zerene_cesonia_1.1, whole genome shotgun sequence:
- the LOC119840532 gene encoding STAM-binding protein-like A, with amino-acid sequence MQSSEKHMKLELASLDPAFRVKQLANYGAMVDVDPNVPPRRYYRSGLEMVRMANVYLAEGSLENAYILYMKFMTLFLEKIRKHPEYSTVPLDVKSVNQVKLKEVMPKAEKLKQRLFDQYTREHARYKDFEAKRKIAEEARRKQEQEDAKLAQILQADENRQDGSATGPHLMNTDNWAVTPSAPPVDGVLYPDDFAKEPSQAPLNQYKSVPPPIPPKPVQENVISDVFPPLAGGLRTVVVPATLMGRFLTIAASNTAKNIELCGILAGRLEQNQLKITHVIVPKQSGTADSCSTNNEEEIFHYQDQHNLITLGWIHTHPTQTAFLSSVDLHTQCSYQLMMSEAIAIVCAPKYNETGYFALTPDYGMQYIAACRQTGFHPHPNDPPLFYNVTHIRLDSSSPIEMVDLRR; translated from the exons ATGCAGTCATCTGAAAAGCATATGAAACTAGAACTTGCTTCTTTGGATCCTGCCTTCAGAGTTAAGCAGCTAGCAAATTATGGAGCTATGGTTGATGTAGATCCCAATGTACCACCCAGgag atATTATCGTTCAGGTTTAGAGATGGTTAGAATGGCGAATGTATATTTAGCTGAGGGAAGTCTCGAAAATGCctatatactttatatgaaGTTTATGACTTTGTTTTTGGAAAAGATTCGTAAGCACCCTGAGTATAGCACAGTACCATTAGATGTTAAGTCTGTAAACCAAGTCAAATTGAAGGAAGTCATGCCCAAGGCAGAGAAATTAAAACAGAGATTATTTGATCAGTACACTAGAGAACATGCACGTTATAAAGACTTTGAG GCAAAAAGGAAGATTGCAGAAGAGGCAAGAAGGAAACAAGAACAAGAGGATGCAAAATTGGCACAGATATTGCAAGCGGATGAGAACAGACAAGATGGAAGTGCAACTGGACCACATCTAATGAATACT GATAACTGGGCTGTGACACCCAGTGCACCACCTGTGGATGGTGTACTGTATCCAGATGACTTTGCAAAGGAGCCATCTCAAGCACCTCTCAATCAGTACAAGTCAGTACCACCGCCCATTCCACCTAAACCTGTACA agAGAACGTTATCAGCGATGTGTTCCCACCGCTTGCGGGTGGTTTGCGCACAGTGGTGGTACCGGCGACTCTGATGGGTCGGTTTTTGACCATCGCGGCGTCGAATACGGCGAAAAATATCGAACTTTGTGGCATTTTGGCTGGAAGGTTG gagCAAAATCAGTTGAAAATAACGCACGTAATAGTGCCGAAACAATCCGGCACCGCCGACTCGTGCAGCACTAACAACGAAGAGGAGATCTTTCACTATCAAGATCAGCACAATCTCATCACTTTGGGTTGGATACAT ACGCATCCGACGCAAACTGCTTTCCTCTCGTCTGTGGACCTTCACACGCAGTGCTCCTACCAGCTCATGATGTCTGAAGCCATAGCCATCGTATGCGCACCGAAATATAACGA GACTGGTTACTTCGCGCTGACACCAGACTACGGTATGCAGTACATCGCCGCGTGTCGGCAGACCGGCTTCCATCCGCACCCGAACGACCCACCCCTATTCTAt AACGTAACTCACATCCGCTTGGACAGCTCCTCGCCAATAGAAATGGTGGATTTGCGAAGATGA